In one Micromonospora polyrhachis genomic region, the following are encoded:
- the murA gene encoding UDP-N-acetylglucosamine 1-carboxyvinyltransferase codes for MTPTRWRFALTDDVLVVHGGTPLHGRIRVRGAKNLVSKAMVAALLGDEPSRLYDVPRIRDVEIVRGLLGLHGVKVTDGEEDGELVLDPANVESASTDEINVHAGSSRIPILFCGPLLHRLGHAFIPDLGGCHIGPRPIDFHMQALREFGAVVEKQPKGLHLTAPNGLHGTKFALPYPSVGATEQVLLTAVMAEGVTELRNAAVEPEIIDLICVLQKMGAIIKVHTDRVIEIQGVPRLSGYSHRPIPDRIEAASWAAAALATRGDVEVLGADQVDMMTFLNVFRSVGGAYEVVDARPPRGNSPGQEGGIRFWHPGGELRAVALETDVHPGFGTDWQQPLVVALTQARGLSIVHETVYEQRLGYTDALNKMGATIQVYRDCLGGTPCRFGRRNFKHSAVIAGPSKLHAADLVIPDLRAGFSHLIAALAAEGTSRVYGVDLINRGYEDFEAKLAALGAHIERP; via the coding sequence GTGACACCGACGCGCTGGAGGTTTGCGTTGACTGACGACGTTTTGGTCGTACATGGTGGTACCCCCCTACACGGACGGATCCGGGTCCGAGGCGCCAAGAATCTCGTCTCCAAGGCGATGGTCGCCGCCCTGCTCGGCGACGAACCCAGCCGGCTGTACGACGTACCGCGCATCCGTGACGTCGAGATAGTCCGGGGCCTGCTCGGCCTGCACGGGGTCAAGGTCACCGACGGCGAGGAGGACGGCGAACTCGTCCTCGATCCGGCCAACGTCGAGAGCGCCTCGACCGACGAGATCAACGTGCACGCCGGTTCCAGTCGGATCCCGATCCTGTTCTGCGGCCCCCTGCTGCACCGCCTCGGCCACGCGTTCATCCCCGACCTGGGTGGTTGCCACATCGGCCCCCGGCCGATCGACTTCCACATGCAGGCGCTGCGCGAGTTCGGCGCGGTGGTCGAGAAGCAGCCCAAGGGCCTGCACCTGACCGCCCCCAACGGCCTGCACGGCACCAAGTTCGCCCTCCCCTACCCGAGCGTCGGGGCCACCGAGCAGGTGCTGCTCACCGCGGTCATGGCCGAGGGCGTCACCGAGCTGCGCAACGCCGCCGTGGAGCCGGAGATCATCGACCTGATCTGCGTCCTGCAGAAGATGGGCGCGATCATCAAGGTGCACACCGACCGGGTGATCGAGATCCAGGGCGTACCACGGCTGAGTGGTTATTCTCACCGCCCCATCCCGGACCGGATCGAGGCCGCCAGCTGGGCCGCCGCCGCACTGGCCACCCGGGGCGACGTCGAGGTGCTCGGCGCCGACCAGGTCGACATGATGACCTTCCTCAACGTGTTCCGCTCGGTCGGCGGGGCGTACGAGGTCGTCGACGCCCGCCCGCCCCGGGGCAACTCCCCCGGTCAGGAGGGCGGCATCCGGTTCTGGCACCCGGGCGGCGAACTGCGCGCCGTGGCGCTGGAGACCGACGTGCACCCCGGCTTCGGAACCGACTGGCAGCAGCCCCTGGTGGTCGCGCTCACCCAGGCCCGGGGCCTGTCGATCGTGCACGAGACGGTCTACGAGCAGCGGCTGGGCTACACCGACGCGCTCAACAAGATGGGCGCCACGATCCAGGTCTACCGAGACTGCCTGGGCGGTACGCCGTGCCGGTTCGGCCGGCGCAACTTCAAGCACTCGGCGGTCATCGCCGGGCCGAGCAAGCTGCACGCCGCCGACCTGGTGATCCCCGACCTGCGTGCCGGGTTCAGCCACCTGATCGCCGCGCTCGCCGCCGAGGGGACCTCACGGGTGTACGGCGTGGACCTGATCAACCGGGGCTACGAGGACTTCGAGGCCAAGCTCGCCGCCTTGGGCGCGCACATCGAACGTCCCTGA
- the nadA gene encoding quinolinate synthase NadA: MTSTWVEPSDTATALLLLGRGSDPATERGVECPGELPPPSDPDLVARAAVAKAKLGQRVFVLGHHYQRDEVIQFADVTGDSFKLAREAAARPDAEYIVFCGVHFMAESADILTTDAQQVVLPDLAAGCSMADMAALSQVEAAWEVLTDAGVAEMTVPVTYMNSSADIKGFVGRNGGVVCTSSNAKRALTWAFERGQRVLFLPDQHLGRNTAVLEMGFDLDDCVLYDPHKPGGGLTAQQLREAKMILWRGHCSVHGRFTLDSVNEVRMRVPGVNVLVHPECRHEVVTAADRVGSTEYIIKTIEAAPAGSAWAIGTELNLVRRLALAHPDKEIMFLDRAVCYCSTMNRIDLPHLVWALEELVAGRVPNQIAVDPSTARHARTALDQMLALP, translated from the coding sequence GTGACTTCGACCTGGGTTGAGCCGTCTGACACCGCTACCGCACTCCTGCTCCTCGGACGGGGTTCCGACCCTGCCACCGAGCGTGGTGTCGAGTGTCCGGGGGAGTTGCCCCCGCCCAGTGACCCGGACCTGGTCGCCCGGGCCGCCGTCGCCAAGGCCAAGCTCGGTCAGCGGGTGTTCGTGCTGGGGCACCACTACCAGCGCGACGAGGTGATCCAGTTCGCCGACGTGACCGGCGACTCGTTCAAGCTGGCCCGGGAGGCCGCCGCCCGGCCGGACGCGGAGTACATCGTCTTCTGCGGCGTGCACTTCATGGCCGAGAGCGCCGACATCCTGACCACCGACGCGCAGCAGGTGGTCCTGCCCGACCTGGCCGCCGGTTGTTCGATGGCGGACATGGCGGCGTTGTCCCAGGTCGAGGCGGCCTGGGAGGTGCTGACCGACGCCGGGGTGGCGGAGATGACCGTCCCGGTGACGTACATGAACTCCTCGGCGGACATCAAGGGGTTCGTCGGGCGCAACGGCGGGGTGGTCTGCACCTCGTCCAACGCCAAGCGGGCCCTGACCTGGGCGTTCGAGCGTGGTCAGCGGGTGCTCTTCCTGCCCGATCAGCACCTGGGCCGGAACACCGCGGTGTTGGAGATGGGCTTCGACCTCGACGACTGCGTCCTCTACGACCCGCACAAGCCCGGTGGCGGGCTCACCGCGCAGCAACTGCGGGAAGCCAAGATGATCCTCTGGCGTGGGCACTGCTCGGTGCACGGACGGTTCACCCTCGACAGCGTCAACGAGGTGCGGATGCGGGTGCCCGGGGTCAACGTGCTGGTCCACCCGGAGTGCCGCCACGAGGTGGTGACCGCCGCCGACCGGGTCGGGTCGACCGAGTACATCATCAAGACCATCGAGGCCGCGCCGGCCGGTTCGGCCTGGGCGATCGGTACGGAACTCAATCTCGTACGGCGGCTCGCCCTCGCCCACCCGGACAAGGAGATCATGTTCCTGGACCGGGCGGTCTGCTACTGCTCGACGATGAACCGGATCGACCTGCCGCACCTGGTCTGGGCACTGGAGGAACTGGTCGCCGGACGGGTGCCGAACCAGATCGCGGTCGATCCTTCGACGGCCCGGCACGCCCGTACGGCGCTCGATCAGATGCTCGCCCTCCCCTGA
- a CDS encoding glycerate kinase family protein, giving the protein MWAVTLPSMRILICPDKFAGTLSAPEVAEAVAAGWRDTAPEDEIVSRPLSDGGPGFVAVLAEALGGHRLPVATTDPLGRPVTGEVLVVDDPAAGGRTAYVESAQACGLHLLSDAERDPKATTSYGLGVLVATAVETGARRVVIGLGGSATNDGGAGMLTALGTTPLDETGYALPYGGAALVAVAALDGVPRVRGVELVAATDVDNPLTGLYGAASVYGPQKGASRADVLLLDSALERFGAVLERDLSSCPPGLAALPGAGAAGGLGAAILALGGRCESGIGLVSHLIGLDAAVDRADLVITGEGSFDHQSLRGKLVAGVAGAARDRGLPCVVLAGRCSTGRREAASAGVTESYSLVDHFGGEERGGVEQALTRPAEGLRAIAARLAGQWSR; this is encoded by the coding sequence ATGTGGGCTGTCACACTGCCGAGCATGCGGATCCTGATCTGTCCGGACAAGTTCGCCGGTACCCTCTCCGCCCCCGAGGTGGCCGAGGCGGTGGCCGCCGGCTGGCGTGACACTGCCCCGGAGGACGAGATCGTCTCCCGTCCGCTCTCCGACGGCGGGCCCGGTTTCGTGGCGGTGCTGGCCGAGGCGCTCGGCGGTCACCGGTTGCCGGTGGCCACCACCGACCCGTTGGGCCGTCCGGTCACCGGCGAGGTGCTGGTCGTCGACGATCCGGCAGCGGGCGGACGCACCGCGTACGTGGAGAGCGCCCAGGCCTGCGGGCTGCACCTGCTCTCCGACGCTGAACGTGACCCGAAGGCCACCACCTCGTACGGCCTCGGCGTGCTGGTCGCCACCGCCGTGGAGACCGGGGCCCGGCGGGTGGTGATCGGGCTGGGCGGGTCCGCCACGAACGACGGCGGTGCCGGGATGCTCACCGCGCTGGGCACCACCCCGCTGGACGAGACCGGATACGCCCTGCCGTACGGCGGTGCCGCCCTGGTCGCCGTGGCCGCGCTGGATGGCGTGCCCCGGGTACGGGGGGTGGAGCTGGTGGCCGCCACCGACGTCGACAATCCGCTCACCGGCCTGTACGGGGCAGCCAGCGTGTACGGCCCGCAGAAGGGGGCGTCCCGGGCGGACGTACTGTTGCTGGACTCCGCGCTGGAGCGCTTCGGTGCGGTGCTGGAACGGGACCTGTCGTCCTGCCCGCCGGGGCTGGCCGCCCTGCCGGGAGCCGGGGCCGCCGGTGGGCTCGGCGCGGCGATCCTCGCGCTGGGCGGCCGGTGCGAATCGGGCATCGGGCTGGTGAGTCACCTGATCGGGCTGGACGCCGCGGTCGACCGGGCCGACCTGGTGATCACCGGCGAGGGGTCGTTCGACCACCAGTCGCTGCGCGGGAAGCTGGTCGCCGGAGTGGCCGGGGCGGCCCGGGACCGAGGGCTGCCGTGCGTGGTGCTCGCCGGGCGGTGCAGCACCGGTCGGCGGGAGGCGGCCTCGGCTGGCGTGACCGAGTCGTACAGCCTGGTGGACCACTTCGGCGGCGAGGAACGCGGCGGCGTCGAGCAGGCCCTGACCCGTCCCGCCGAGGGACTCCGCGCGATCGCCGCCCGACTGGCGGGCCAGTGGAGCCGCTGA
- the erpA gene encoding iron-sulfur cluster insertion protein ErpA, producing MTTPAQTESTEAQAPTNIVLTDVAAQKVKALIEQEGRDDLRLRVAVQPGGCSGLRYQLFFDERSLDGDIVTDFDGVEVVVDRMSGPYLAGATIDFADRIDAQGFTIDNPNAQNSCACGDSFH from the coding sequence GTGACCACGCCAGCGCAGACCGAGTCGACCGAGGCCCAGGCCCCGACCAACATCGTCCTCACCGACGTCGCGGCGCAGAAGGTCAAGGCCCTGATCGAGCAGGAGGGCCGCGACGACCTGCGGCTGCGGGTCGCGGTGCAGCCGGGTGGCTGCTCCGGCCTGCGGTACCAGCTGTTCTTCGACGAGCGTTCGCTCGACGGGGACATCGTGACCGACTTCGACGGTGTCGAGGTCGTCGTCGACCGGATGAGCGGCCCGTACCTGGCCGGCGCGACCATCGACTTCGCCGACCGCATCGACGCCCAGGGCTTCACCATCGACAACCCGAACGCGCAGAACTCCTGCGCTTGCGGCGACTCCTTCCACTGA
- a CDS encoding carbohydrate kinase family protein yields the protein MKIAVTGSIATDHLMHFPGRFADQLIADQLHQVSLSFLVDDLVVRRGGVAANIAFGMGQLGLNPVLLGAVGADFADYRSWLERHGVDCTSVHISEIAHTARFVCTTDLDMCQIASFYAGAMSEARNIELAPVAERIGGLDLVVVGANDPAAMLRHSEECRSRGYAFAADPSQQLARMDGEDVLGLIEGAEYLMTNDYEKSLLLSKAGLTDDQLLDRVKIRVTTLGKRGVEIAGRDFEPIHVPIAREIQAFDPTGVGDGFRAGFLAGLSWGLGLERAAQVGSLLATLILETVGTQEYEVRRDVFVKRLAESYGDTAADEVRQHLLGIG from the coding sequence ATGAAGATCGCCGTTACCGGTTCGATCGCCACTGACCACCTGATGCACTTTCCCGGTCGGTTTGCCGATCAGCTCATCGCCGACCAACTGCACCAGGTGTCACTCTCCTTCCTCGTGGACGACCTGGTGGTGCGCCGGGGCGGGGTGGCGGCCAACATCGCCTTCGGCATGGGCCAGCTCGGCCTGAACCCGGTGCTGCTCGGGGCGGTCGGTGCGGACTTCGCCGACTACCGGTCCTGGCTGGAGCGGCACGGTGTCGACTGCACCTCGGTGCACATCAGCGAAATCGCGCACACCGCCCGGTTCGTCTGCACCACCGACCTCGACATGTGCCAGATCGCCTCCTTCTATGCCGGGGCGATGAGCGAGGCCCGCAACATCGAGCTGGCCCCGGTCGCCGAGCGCATCGGTGGGCTCGACCTCGTCGTGGTCGGCGCCAACGACCCGGCGGCGATGCTCCGCCACTCCGAGGAGTGCCGGAGCCGGGGGTACGCCTTCGCCGCCGACCCGTCCCAGCAACTCGCCCGGATGGACGGCGAGGACGTGCTCGGGCTGATCGAGGGCGCGGAATACCTGATGACCAACGACTACGAGAAGTCGCTGCTGCTGAGCAAGGCCGGTCTCACCGACGACCAGCTCCTGGACCGGGTCAAGATCCGGGTTACCACGCTCGGCAAGCGCGGCGTGGAGATCGCCGGACGGGACTTCGAGCCGATCCACGTACCGATCGCCCGGGAGATCCAGGCGTTCGACCCGACCGGGGTGGGCGACGGCTTCCGGGCCGGCTTCCTGGCTGGCCTCTCCTGGGGGCTGGGCCTGGAGCGGGCTGCCCAGGTCGGCTCCCTGCTCGCCACGCTGATCCTGGAGACCGTCGGCACCCAGGAGTACGAGGTACGCCGCGACGTCTTCGTCAAGCGTCTGGCCGAGTCGTACGGCGACACCGCCGCCGACGAGGTGCGGCAGCATCTTCTCGGCATCGGCTGA
- a CDS encoding sulfurtransferase TusA family protein, with product MSEPLEDLDCRGQRCPLPVIALARRLPELPVGTVVRVLADDPAAAVDIPAWCRMRGQEFIGATSVAGSPAYAVRRSH from the coding sequence GTGAGCGAACCGCTGGAAGACCTCGACTGTCGCGGGCAGCGCTGTCCGTTACCGGTGATCGCGTTGGCTCGCAGGTTGCCCGAGCTGCCGGTCGGCACGGTGGTCCGGGTGCTCGCCGACGACCCGGCCGCCGCCGTCGACATCCCGGCCTGGTGCCGGATGCGGGGACAGGAGTTCATCGGCGCGACGAGCGTGGCCGGCTCCCCCGCCTACGCTGTCCGCCGCTCGCACTGA
- a CDS encoding cysteine desulfurase family protein: MNVPPVYLDAATAAPPHPVTRQALLAALADGWADPGKLYAKSRRARQLLDAARATTAEILRVRPDELSFTASGTTAAHAAVLGGLAGRRRTGVELVHSAIEHSAVLHAAQRHVSGGGSAVSIPVDSLGRLDLAAWSAAVAAPGVALAALISASHEVGTAQPVAEAAQVCADAGVPLYVDAAQSVGRVPVPEGWSVLTASAHKWGGPPGVGLLVVRKGTRWESPYPADDREAGRTPGVLDLPAIVAAAASLRAVVADATAEATRLSALVDRIRATVPATVPDVEVVGDPIDRLPHLVTFSCLYVDGEALLHALDRRGFAVSSGSSCTSSTLRPSHVLEAMGVLSHGNVRISLHRETTEAEVDRFLAELPQVVADLRAEAGVVGL; encoded by the coding sequence GTGAACGTCCCACCGGTCTACCTCGACGCGGCCACCGCCGCGCCACCACATCCGGTGACCCGGCAGGCGCTGCTCGCCGCCCTGGCGGACGGCTGGGCCGACCCGGGCAAGCTCTACGCCAAGTCCCGTCGGGCCCGCCAACTCCTGGACGCGGCGCGGGCCACGACCGCCGAGATTCTCCGGGTACGCCCCGACGAGCTCTCCTTCACCGCCAGCGGTACGACTGCGGCGCACGCGGCGGTGCTGGGCGGACTGGCTGGCCGCCGACGTACCGGCGTCGAACTAGTGCACTCGGCGATCGAACACTCCGCCGTGCTGCACGCCGCACAGCGACACGTCTCGGGTGGCGGATCGGCGGTGTCGATCCCGGTGGACTCCCTCGGCCGGCTCGACCTGGCGGCCTGGTCGGCGGCGGTGGCCGCCCCGGGAGTCGCGCTGGCGGCACTGATCAGCGCCAGCCACGAGGTCGGTACGGCGCAACCGGTGGCCGAGGCGGCACAGGTGTGTGCTGACGCTGGCGTGCCGCTCTACGTCGACGCCGCCCAGTCGGTGGGCCGGGTACCGGTCCCCGAGGGCTGGTCGGTGCTGACCGCCAGCGCCCACAAGTGGGGCGGGCCGCCCGGCGTCGGGCTGCTGGTGGTCCGCAAGGGCACCCGCTGGGAGTCGCCCTATCCGGCCGACGATCGGGAGGCCGGTCGTACGCCGGGGGTGCTCGACCTGCCCGCGATCGTCGCGGCGGCAGCATCGTTGCGCGCGGTGGTCGCCGACGCGACCGCCGAGGCGACCCGGCTCTCGGCGTTGGTGGACCGGATCCGGGCGACCGTGCCGGCGACGGTGCCGGACGTGGAGGTGGTCGGTGACCCGATCGACCGCCTCCCCCACCTGGTCACCTTCTCCTGTCTGTACGTCGACGGCGAGGCGCTGTTGCACGCGCTGGACCGGCGCGGCTTCGCGGTCTCGTCGGGTTCGTCGTGCACCTCCTCGACGCTGCGGCCCTCTCACGTGTTGGAGGCGATGGGCGTCCTCTCCCACGGCAACGTACGGATCTCGCTGCACCGGGAGACCACCGAGGCCGAGGTGGACCGTTTCCTCGCCGAGTTGCCGCAGGTGGTGGCCGACCTGCGGGCCGAGGCCGGGGTGGTGGGACTGTGA
- the ctaC gene encoding aa3-type cytochrome oxidase subunit II → MVSRGSEVQPSAVRHSAPQKAAGRGPRRGVGRLAGLGAGGAALLVLLTGCDVGKTFDGFGWPQNGITPQANKMYDLWIASTIAALAVGIFVWGLIFWCVIRYRKRGEELPVQTRFNMPMEFLYTIAPILVVAVLFYYTAIVQTNVDKVGKNPDVVVEVVAFKWNWQFNYRDGIGVDANTVASTTGTTEIIPVLVLPTDRTIRFEETSRDVIHSFWVPQMLFKRDVFPGKARNVFEVTNLQTEGAWVGRCAELCGTYHSMMNFELRAVTPEKYDRFVAAKRDGMTTQAALESIGEAPYATTTHPFDTKRNEQNFNKTSAAGIGN, encoded by the coding sequence GTGGTCTCAAGGGGTTCGGAGGTACAGCCTTCGGCTGTACGACACAGTGCTCCCCAGAAAGCCGCTGGGCGTGGCCCACGGCGTGGTGTTGGTCGGCTTGCCGGTCTCGGTGCTGGTGGGGCGGCGCTGCTCGTCCTGCTCACCGGTTGCGATGTCGGCAAGACGTTCGACGGGTTCGGCTGGCCGCAGAATGGCATCACGCCTCAGGCGAACAAGATGTACGACCTGTGGATCGCCTCGACCATCGCCGCCCTCGCGGTCGGGATCTTCGTCTGGGGTCTGATCTTCTGGTGCGTCATCCGCTACCGCAAGCGGGGTGAAGAGCTGCCGGTGCAGACCCGGTTCAACATGCCGATGGAGTTCCTCTACACCATCGCGCCGATCCTGGTCGTCGCCGTGCTCTTCTACTACACGGCGATCGTGCAGACCAACGTCGACAAGGTCGGCAAGAACCCGGACGTCGTCGTCGAGGTCGTGGCGTTCAAGTGGAACTGGCAGTTCAACTACCGTGACGGCATCGGGGTGGACGCCAACACGGTCGCCTCCACCACGGGCACCACCGAGATCATTCCGGTGCTGGTGCTGCCGACCGACCGGACCATCCGGTTCGAGGAGACCAGCCGCGACGTCATCCACTCGTTCTGGGTGCCGCAGATGCTGTTCAAGCGGGACGTCTTCCCGGGCAAGGCGCGTAACGTCTTCGAGGTGACCAACCTCCAGACCGAGGGCGCGTGGGTCGGTCGGTGCGCCGAGCTGTGCGGCACCTACCACTCGATGATGAACTTCGAGCTGCGGGCGGTCACCCCGGAGAAGTACGACCGGTTCGTCGCGGCCAAGCGGGACGGAATGACGACCCAGGCCGCGCTGGAGTCGATCGGTGAGGCGCCGTACGCCACCACGACGCACCCGTTCGACACCAAGCGCAACGAGCAGAACTTCAACAAGACCAGCGCTGCCGGCATCGGAAACTGA
- a CDS encoding cytochrome c oxidase subunit 4 has protein sequence MKTEWRIFGIVASFLLAVSIVYAVWTDGQLGHVEWAGTTALILSALLCAMCGGFFWFVSRRIDPRPEDRPDAEIAEGAGEVGFFSPGSYWPLGLALAATIAGAGLAFWQIWLLLAGAVAIIFAACGLLFEYYSGTRRTAEH, from the coding sequence ATGAAGACTGAGTGGCGGATCTTCGGTATCGTTGCGAGTTTCCTGCTCGCTGTCTCGATTGTCTACGCCGTGTGGACCGACGGACAGCTCGGTCACGTGGAGTGGGCCGGCACCACGGCCCTGATCCTCTCCGCCCTGCTCTGTGCGATGTGCGGTGGCTTCTTCTGGTTCGTCTCCCGCCGGATCGACCCGCGGCCGGAGGACCGGCCGGACGCGGAGATCGCCGAAGGGGCGGGCGAGGTCGGCTTCTTCAGCCCGGGTAGCTACTGGCCCCTCGGGCTGGCGCTGGCCGCCACGATCGCCGGCGCGGGCCTGGCGTTCTGGCAGATCTGGCTGCTCCTCGCCGGTGCGGTTGCGATCATCTTCGCCGCCTGTGGCCTGCTCTTCGAGTACTACTCCGGCACCCGGCGTACCGCCGAGCACTGA
- a CDS encoding class I SAM-dependent methyltransferase gives MANLHNQVAYWNSAGTTKSFGHPPEPSWWDQIDRHARLLDYGCGYGRLVGLLTEWGFENVEGVDSAAQLVARARKEQPDARFTVLDHAPLLPHADGSIDGVLLFAVLTCVVTDAGQRELITELHRVLRPGGFLHISDLCLQADQRNRTRYQEFAGRYGTYGVFETGDGAVCRHHTLDWLYDLLADFTLVATREIAVETMNGRPVVATQMLMSKP, from the coding sequence GTGGCGAACCTGCACAACCAAGTGGCGTACTGGAACTCCGCCGGAACGACGAAGTCCTTCGGCCATCCGCCGGAACCCTCGTGGTGGGACCAGATCGACCGTCACGCGCGTCTCCTCGACTATGGCTGCGGCTACGGGCGGCTGGTAGGGCTGCTCACCGAATGGGGCTTCGAGAACGTCGAAGGCGTGGATTCCGCTGCGCAGCTCGTCGCCCGGGCCCGGAAGGAGCAGCCGGACGCGCGGTTCACGGTTCTCGACCATGCGCCCCTGCTGCCCCATGCCGACGGGAGCATCGACGGGGTCCTGCTCTTCGCGGTTCTGACGTGCGTAGTAACCGATGCGGGGCAGCGCGAGCTGATCACGGAGCTGCACCGCGTCCTGCGGCCGGGCGGATTCCTCCACATCAGCGACCTGTGTCTCCAGGCAGACCAACGCAACCGCACCCGGTATCAGGAATTCGCTGGGAGGTACGGCACCTATGGTGTCTTCGAGACCGGCGACGGCGCGGTCTGCCGACACCACACCCTGGACTGGCTGTACGACCTGCTGGCTGACTTCACCCTGGTTGCCACCCGTGAGATCGCCGTGGAGACTATGAACGGCCGTCCAGTCGTTGCGACACAGATGCTGATGTCCAAGCCCTGA